The following coding sequences lie in one Nycticebus coucang isolate mNycCou1 chromosome 18, mNycCou1.pri, whole genome shotgun sequence genomic window:
- the CD300LF gene encoding CMRF35-like molecule 1 isoform X3, whose translation MHLSTLFLLLWLSGSPNAGIRGNPITSPGAASGPERGSLTVQCHYDPVWETNRKWWCRGADWSFCKILVKTTGIEKEVKEDRVSIRDSWKDHTLTVTMEALRRDDADMYWCGIERIGVDHGVQVKVTIDPVLNAKTTTTTTTTVTITTITTFTAPVNLEKTEDSSTLTNFHSGDRLGIMRLSILLPLIFAILLLLLMIISLLAWRMMKQQKEGCAAPRGQTLLCKPDPAAERNLLQLLPEKGLREGPLRSLGGGGICHYALGSEAGSFLCISVFGHLGSGTDL comes from the exons GTTCCCCCAATGCTGGGATTCGAGGGAATCCAATCACCAGTCCAGGAGCAGCTAGTGGCCCAGAGCGGGGCTCATTGACTGTGCAGTGTCATTATGACCCAGTGTGGGAAACCAACCGGAAGTGGTGGTGTCGAGGGGCTGATTGGAGCTTCTGTAAGATCCTTGTTAAGACCACTGGCATAGAGAAAGAGGTGAAGGAGGACCGTGTGTCCATCAGGGATAGCTGGAAAGACCACACATTGACTGTGACCATGGAGGCGCTCAGGAGAGATGACGCTGACATGTACTGGTGTGGGATCGAAAGAATTGGAGTTGACCATGGGGTCCAAGTTAAGGTGACCATTGACCCAG TGTTGAATGCCAAGACCACCACTACTACTACCACCAccgtcaccatcaccaccatcaccacgtTTACAGCGCCTGTCAATCTGGAAAAGACTGAAGATTCCTCCACGCTGACTAATTTTCACTCTGGTGACAG GCTTGGCATCATGAGACTCAGCATCCTCCTTCCCCTCATCTTTGCCATACTGCTGCTTCTCTTGATGATCATCTCGCTCTTGGCTTGGAGGATGATGAAGCAGCAGAAGGAAG GCTGTGCAGCCCCTCGAGGACAAACTCTGCTATGCAAACCTGACCCTGCAGCAGAAAGGAacctcctccagctcctcccGGAAAAAGGCCTCCGTGAAGGCCCCCTCCGCTCCCTTGGTGGAGGTGGAATATGTCACTATG CACTCGGTTCCGAGGCAGGAAGTTTCCTATGCATCTCTGTCTTTGGGCATCTTGGATCAGGAACCGACCTATAG
- the CD300LF gene encoding CMRF35-like molecule 1 isoform X1, translating to MHLSTLFLLLWLSGSPNAGIRGNPITSPGAASGPERGSLTVQCHYDPVWETNRKWWCRGADWSFCKILVKTTGIEKEVKEDRVSIRDSWKDHTLTVTMEALRRDDADMYWCGIERIGVDHGVQVKVTIDPVLNAKTTTTTTTTVTITTITTFTAPVNLEKTEDSSTLTNFHSGDRLGIMRLSILLPLIFAILLLLLMIISLLAWRMMKQQKEASGISPEQAVQPLEDKLCYANLTLQQKGTSSSSSRKKASVKAPSAPLVEVEYVTMHSVPRQEVSYASLSLGILDQEPTYSNTGQHVTHVSGGSHQELTQYSTIRKP from the exons GTTCCCCCAATGCTGGGATTCGAGGGAATCCAATCACCAGTCCAGGAGCAGCTAGTGGCCCAGAGCGGGGCTCATTGACTGTGCAGTGTCATTATGACCCAGTGTGGGAAACCAACCGGAAGTGGTGGTGTCGAGGGGCTGATTGGAGCTTCTGTAAGATCCTTGTTAAGACCACTGGCATAGAGAAAGAGGTGAAGGAGGACCGTGTGTCCATCAGGGATAGCTGGAAAGACCACACATTGACTGTGACCATGGAGGCGCTCAGGAGAGATGACGCTGACATGTACTGGTGTGGGATCGAAAGAATTGGAGTTGACCATGGGGTCCAAGTTAAGGTGACCATTGACCCAG TGTTGAATGCCAAGACCACCACTACTACTACCACCAccgtcaccatcaccaccatcaccacgtTTACAGCGCCTGTCAATCTGGAAAAGACTGAAGATTCCTCCACGCTGACTAATTTTCACTCTGGTGACAG GCTTGGCATCATGAGACTCAGCATCCTCCTTCCCCTCATCTTTGCCATACTGCTGCTTCTCTTGATGATCATCTCGCTCTTGGCTTGGAGGATGATGAAGCAGCAGAAGGAAG ccTCTGGGATATCTCCAGAGCAG GCTGTGCAGCCCCTCGAGGACAAACTCTGCTATGCAAACCTGACCCTGCAGCAGAAAGGAacctcctccagctcctcccGGAAAAAGGCCTCCGTGAAGGCCCCCTCCGCTCCCTTGGTGGAGGTGGAATATGTCACTATG CACTCGGTTCCGAGGCAGGAAGTTTCCTATGCATCTCTGTCTTTGGGCATCTTGGATCAGGAACCGACCTATAGCAACACTGGCCAGCATGTCACCCATGTGTCTGGTGGGAGCCACCAGGAGCTCACACAGTATAGCACCATCAGGAAGCCTTAG
- the CD300LF gene encoding CMRF35-like molecule 1 isoform X4 produces MHLSTLFLLLWLSGSPNAGIRGNPITSPGAASGPERGSLTVQCHYDPVWETNRKWWCRGADWSFCKILVKTTGIEKEVKEDRVSIRDSWKDHTLTVTMEALRRDDADMYWCGIERIGVDHGVQVKVTIDPAPVNLEKTEDSSTLTNFHSGDRLGIMRLSILLPLIFAILLLLLMIISLLAWRMMKQQKEGCAAPRGQTLLCKPDPAAERNLLQLLPEKGLREGPLRSLGGGGICHYALGSEAGSFLCISVFGHLGSGTDL; encoded by the exons GTTCCCCCAATGCTGGGATTCGAGGGAATCCAATCACCAGTCCAGGAGCAGCTAGTGGCCCAGAGCGGGGCTCATTGACTGTGCAGTGTCATTATGACCCAGTGTGGGAAACCAACCGGAAGTGGTGGTGTCGAGGGGCTGATTGGAGCTTCTGTAAGATCCTTGTTAAGACCACTGGCATAGAGAAAGAGGTGAAGGAGGACCGTGTGTCCATCAGGGATAGCTGGAAAGACCACACATTGACTGTGACCATGGAGGCGCTCAGGAGAGATGACGCTGACATGTACTGGTGTGGGATCGAAAGAATTGGAGTTGACCATGGGGTCCAAGTTAAGGTGACCATTGACCCAG CGCCTGTCAATCTGGAAAAGACTGAAGATTCCTCCACGCTGACTAATTTTCACTCTGGTGACAG GCTTGGCATCATGAGACTCAGCATCCTCCTTCCCCTCATCTTTGCCATACTGCTGCTTCTCTTGATGATCATCTCGCTCTTGGCTTGGAGGATGATGAAGCAGCAGAAGGAAG GCTGTGCAGCCCCTCGAGGACAAACTCTGCTATGCAAACCTGACCCTGCAGCAGAAAGGAacctcctccagctcctcccGGAAAAAGGCCTCCGTGAAGGCCCCCTCCGCTCCCTTGGTGGAGGTGGAATATGTCACTATG CACTCGGTTCCGAGGCAGGAAGTTTCCTATGCATCTCTGTCTTTGGGCATCTTGGATCAGGAACCGACCTATAG
- the CD300LF gene encoding CMRF35-like molecule 1 isoform X2 — MHLSTLFLLLWLSGSPNAGIRGNPITSPGAASGPERGSLTVQCHYDPVWETNRKWWCRGADWSFCKILVKTTGIEKEVKEDRVSIRDSWKDHTLTVTMEALRRDDADMYWCGIERIGVDHGVQVKVTIDPAPVNLEKTEDSSTLTNFHSGDRLGIMRLSILLPLIFAILLLLLMIISLLAWRMMKQQKEASGISPEQAVQPLEDKLCYANLTLQQKGTSSSSSRKKASVKAPSAPLVEVEYVTMHSVPRQEVSYASLSLGILDQEPTYSNTGQHVTHVSGGSHQELTQYSTIRKP, encoded by the exons GTTCCCCCAATGCTGGGATTCGAGGGAATCCAATCACCAGTCCAGGAGCAGCTAGTGGCCCAGAGCGGGGCTCATTGACTGTGCAGTGTCATTATGACCCAGTGTGGGAAACCAACCGGAAGTGGTGGTGTCGAGGGGCTGATTGGAGCTTCTGTAAGATCCTTGTTAAGACCACTGGCATAGAGAAAGAGGTGAAGGAGGACCGTGTGTCCATCAGGGATAGCTGGAAAGACCACACATTGACTGTGACCATGGAGGCGCTCAGGAGAGATGACGCTGACATGTACTGGTGTGGGATCGAAAGAATTGGAGTTGACCATGGGGTCCAAGTTAAGGTGACCATTGACCCAG CGCCTGTCAATCTGGAAAAGACTGAAGATTCCTCCACGCTGACTAATTTTCACTCTGGTGACAG GCTTGGCATCATGAGACTCAGCATCCTCCTTCCCCTCATCTTTGCCATACTGCTGCTTCTCTTGATGATCATCTCGCTCTTGGCTTGGAGGATGATGAAGCAGCAGAAGGAAG ccTCTGGGATATCTCCAGAGCAG GCTGTGCAGCCCCTCGAGGACAAACTCTGCTATGCAAACCTGACCCTGCAGCAGAAAGGAacctcctccagctcctcccGGAAAAAGGCCTCCGTGAAGGCCCCCTCCGCTCCCTTGGTGGAGGTGGAATATGTCACTATG CACTCGGTTCCGAGGCAGGAAGTTTCCTATGCATCTCTGTCTTTGGGCATCTTGGATCAGGAACCGACCTATAGCAACACTGGCCAGCATGTCACCCATGTGTCTGGTGGGAGCCACCAGGAGCTCACACAGTATAGCACCATCAGGAAGCCTTAG